A stretch of Desulfobacterales bacterium DNA encodes these proteins:
- a CDS encoding radical SAM protein: MDVLIVSTNRVNQPMAAIPYGACMVAESLVRKSHGVRLLDLMFEPDPQGALIRALEGYRADVVGISARNIDNNDMLDTVEYYRDVSLLVETIRQVTAAPVVLGGSAVGVMPEALLRYSGADLVVLRDGDSVFPRVVECLSNGGDCADIPNVAWIESGIFHENGDETLPLESDFIAPDFRRWLNINGYRSAMATIPIQSKRGCPFDCVYCTYGISEGKGCRLYPPDKVADAVSRLASDGFRDIEFVDSVFNAPYNHAMALCERLAQIRCGARLLSMEINPGFLDGPLLETMERAGFAGIGVTAESADDRVLAGLGKGYDSSQVYQAASVIRNHHLPCIWIFMFGGPGETRDSVARTLHFAKTALRPTDVVFFNIGIRIYPGTELERIARKDGQLQVEGRDMLKPVFYLSPEIDLEWLLEELRQTTRKHFNMLDPEALAHPWLPAINRLANRLPISRPLWKHTALIRKAVRLLGRDIGTRPTDRGRAHG, encoded by the coding sequence GTGGATGTTCTCATTGTTTCAACCAACCGGGTCAATCAGCCGATGGCAGCTATTCCCTACGGGGCATGCATGGTTGCCGAGTCCCTCGTGCGAAAAAGCCACGGGGTCCGTCTGCTGGACCTGATGTTTGAGCCGGACCCTCAGGGGGCACTGATTCGGGCTTTGGAGGGATACCGCGCGGACGTGGTGGGAATCTCTGCCAGGAACATTGACAATAATGATATGCTGGATACGGTTGAATACTACCGGGACGTGTCCCTTCTTGTGGAAACCATCCGGCAGGTAACCGCTGCCCCGGTCGTCCTGGGCGGTTCGGCGGTTGGCGTGATGCCGGAGGCCCTGCTGCGATACAGCGGCGCGGACCTTGTGGTGCTGCGTGATGGCGATTCGGTGTTTCCCCGGGTTGTTGAATGCCTTTCCAATGGCGGGGATTGCGCTGATATCCCGAATGTCGCATGGATAGAGAGCGGCATATTTCATGAAAATGGCGATGAAACGTTACCCCTTGAAAGCGATTTCATCGCTCCGGATTTTCGGCGCTGGCTCAATATCAACGGGTACCGGTCCGCCATGGCTACTATCCCCATCCAGTCCAAGCGGGGGTGTCCGTTTGATTGTGTTTACTGCACCTACGGAATCAGCGAAGGCAAAGGCTGCCGTCTTTACCCTCCGGATAAAGTGGCAGATGCGGTCAGCAGACTGGCCTCCGATGGATTCAGGGATATTGAATTTGTGGACAGCGTTTTTAACGCGCCTTATAACCACGCCATGGCACTCTGCGAGCGGCTGGCACAAATACGCTGCGGCGCCCGTCTTCTCAGCATGGAGATCAATCCGGGATTCCTTGATGGACCGCTGCTTGAGACGATGGAACGCGCCGGTTTTGCAGGCATCGGGGTTACGGCTGAAAGCGCCGACGATAGGGTGCTTGCGGGACTTGGCAAGGGATATGATTCATCTCAAGTGTATCAGGCGGCCTCCGTGATCCGGAACCACCACCTGCCCTGTATCTGGATTTTCATGTTTGGTGGGCCGGGCGAGACACGGGACAGCGTGGCCCGCACCCTTCATTTTGCCAAAACCGCCCTTCGACCTACGGACGTTGTCTTTTTCAATATCGGCATCCGCATCTATCCGGGAACAGAACTGGAAAGGATCGCCCGGAAGGACGGGCAGCTCCAGGTTGAGGGGCGGGACATGCTGAAGCCCGTTTTCTACCTTTCGCCTGAAATAGATCTTGAATGGCTGCTGGAAGAACTGCGGCAGACGACGAGAAAGCACTTTAATATGCTGGACCCCGAGGCGCTCGCTCATCCCTGGCTTCCGGCAATCAACCGCCTGGCCAATCGGCTGCCCATCAGCCGGCCGCTCTGGAAGCATACGGCCCTGATCAGAAAGGCCGTTCGACTCCTCGGCAGGGATATCGGGACGAGGCCGACAGACAGGGGGAGAGCGCATGGGTAA
- a CDS encoding 3-oxoacyl-[acyl-carrier-protein] synthase III C-terminal domain-containing protein gives MGNGAVYLVSLATATPPYTIGQDEAQAFVGRHYSDRLKSRSLKIMDKCLAHPGIRRRHLALDDTSCLVNEDPDRRIARFTRWAVDLSAQAIERALRQCKTPPDQVAVLVVNTCTGYICPGLSSYLIEKMGFSRNTRAYDLVGSGCGGAVPNLQMGAGLFQPGEDGVAVCVSVEICSATFQMDNDPSLLVSNAIFADGAAAAVLSNRPGGWKLISSASHHVPEHRELIRYVYKKGQLHNQLSRSLPTVIGKPVSEAVQSVLVPQGLSIADIDHWAIHGGGQSIISSVRKELGLSDAMLLATTHTLANFGNVSSPSVLFTLRKIMDNGVKAGDRCMVVAFGAGLSIHVLLLQTPE, from the coding sequence ATGGGTAATGGAGCCGTTTATCTCGTCTCTCTGGCCACTGCCACACCGCCATATACGATCGGGCAGGACGAGGCACAGGCATTTGTCGGCAGGCACTATTCCGATCGCCTGAAATCCCGAAGTTTGAAAATCATGGATAAGTGTTTGGCGCATCCAGGTATCAGGAGAAGGCACTTGGCTCTGGATGATACGAGCTGCCTGGTCAACGAAGACCCGGATCGTCGAATCGCCCGTTTTACGCGGTGGGCGGTAGATCTTTCGGCGCAGGCGATTGAAAGGGCGCTTCGACAGTGCAAAACGCCTCCCGATCAGGTGGCCGTGCTGGTGGTCAATACATGCACCGGATACATATGCCCGGGGCTTTCGAGTTACCTGATTGAGAAAATGGGCTTTTCAAGGAACACGAGGGCTTATGACCTTGTCGGCAGTGGCTGCGGCGGGGCCGTGCCGAACCTGCAGATGGGCGCAGGCTTGTTTCAACCCGGAGAAGACGGGGTTGCCGTGTGTGTTTCCGTTGAGATCTGCAGCGCCACGTTTCAGATGGATAACGACCCCAGCCTCCTTGTCTCCAATGCGATTTTTGCCGACGGGGCCGCCGCCGCCGTATTGTCGAACCGTCCCGGGGGCTGGAAGCTGATCTCTTCTGCTAGTCACCATGTGCCTGAACACAGAGAATTGATAAGATATGTCTATAAGAAAGGACAGCTTCATAATCAACTGTCGCGGTCTCTGCCCACAGTCATCGGCAAGCCCGTGTCAGAGGCCGTCCAGTCCGTACTCGTACCGCAGGGATTGAGCATCGCGGATATTGACCACTGGGCAATTCACGGCGGGGGCCAGAGCATCATTTCGTCTGTCCGAAAAGAACTGGGGCTGTCGGATGCCATGCTTCTTGCGACCACTCATACCCTGGCCAATTTTGGAAACGTGTCCTCGCCCTCTGTCCTGTTTACTCTCAGGAAGATCATGGACAATGGCGTTAAGGCAGGGGACCGGTGTATGGTCGTCGCCTTCGGGGCGGGGCTGTCCATCCACGTACTTCTTCTGCAGACGCCTGAATA